The following proteins are co-located in the Tachysurus vachellii isolate PV-2020 chromosome 17, HZAU_Pvac_v1, whole genome shotgun sequence genome:
- the rps14 gene encoding 40S ribosomal protein S14: MAPRKGKEKKEEQVISLGPQVAEGENVFGVCHIFASFNDTFVHVTDLSGKETICRVTGGMKVKADRDESSPYAAMLAAQDVAQRCKELGITALHIKLRATGGNRTKTPGPGAQSALRALARSGMKIGRIEDVTPIPSDSTRRKGGRRGRRL, from the exons aTGGCACCACGTAAGggtaaagaaaagaaggaagagcAGGTGATCAGCTTGGGACCTCAGGTTGCTGAAGGAGAAAATGTCTTTGGAGTCTGTCACATCTTTGCATCCTTCAACGACACCTTCGTGCACGTCACTGATCTCTCCGGCAA AGAAACAATCTGCCGTGTGACTGGTGGAATGAAGGTGAAGGCCGACAGAGACGAGTCCTCTCCCTACGCTGCCATGTTGGCGGCTCAGGATGTGGCTCAGAGGTGCAAGGAGCTGGGAATCACCGCCCTGCACATCAAGCTGAGGGCCACTGGTGGGAACAG AACCAAGACCCCAGGACCAGGTGCTCAGTCTGCTCTCAGGGCTCTGGCTCGTTCCGGCATGAAGATCGGCCGCATCG aGGACGTCACCCCAATTCCATCAGACAGCACCCGCAGAAAGGGAGGTCGCCGCGGGCGTCGTCTGTAA
- the cd74b gene encoding CD74 molecule, major histocompatibility complex, class II invariant chain b: MSQEQLVSAQNEQPAITGRSSRGGSNKKALVVAGVTVLATLLIAGQAFTAYSVYKHSEKLSMLERRSDRLQEMTVRARVNQTPMKMAVPMSAVRLMAADFSDKKVESTSPPKAPLTKCQKEAAGLAQVSLPSFKPECDELGAYKPEQCWQDVCWCVDKNGVAVDDSMVHGPAQCTAKF, from the exons ATGTCTCAAGAACAGCTAGTTTCTGCTCAAAATGAGCAGCCTGCCATCACTGGGAGATCTTCCAGAGG GGGTTCCAATAAGAAGGCACTGGTGGTGGCTGGAGTGACCGTGTTGGCCACCTTGCTCATTGCAGGTCAGGCCTTCACTGCCTATTCTGTGTACAAGCACAGCGAGAAGCTCAGCATGCTGGAGAGACGCTCGGATCGTCTGCAGGAAATGACTGTCAGGGCCAGGG TTAATCAAACCCCAATGAAGATGGCCGTACCCATGAGCGCCGTGCGGTTGATGGCTGCTGACTTCTCCGACAAGAAG GTGGAGTCCACTAGTCCTCCTAAAG CACCTCTGACTAAGTGCCAGAAGGAAGCTGCAGGTTTGGCTCAGGTCTCTCTGCCATCGTTCAAGCCCGAGTGCGATGAGCTCGGTGCCTACAAGCCTGAGCAGTGCTGGCAGGACGTGTGCTGGTGTGTGGACAAGAACGGAGTCGCAGTGGATGACTCTATGGTGCATGGCCCTGCTCAGTGCACTGCTAAGTTTTAG
- the LOC132860322 gene encoding SLC35A4 upstream open reading frame protein produces the protein MADDKDPFRQLKDLTLLKGQLDDIRRRVESEVQDGVPQGGSILGSPFLKGFLAGYVVAKLRSSAIMGVLVGTSTGIYAAQNYNMPNVAQTIKGYLSSFRKSK, from the exons ATGGCGGACGACAag GACCCTTTCAGGCAGCTGAAGGATCTGACGCTGCTTAAAGGCCAGCTGGATGACATTCGGCGGCGAGTGGAGAGCGAGGTGCAGGATGGAGTTCCTCAG GGTGGGAGTATTCTGGGCTCTCCTTTCCTCAAAGGCTTCCTGGCTGGATACGTCGTAGCGAAGCTGCGTTCGTCAGCCATCATGGGCGTGCTCGTGGGAACAAGCACTGGCATCTACGCTGCACAGAACTATAACATGCCCAACGTCGCACAGACCATCAAGGGCTATCTCAGCTCATTTCGGAAAAGCAAATAG
- the apbb3 gene encoding amyloid-beta A4 precursor protein-binding family B member 3: MLGKDYMLAIIIVNYEDDIWNDQNLTLDSDLPPGWRTIRDSTGTYYWHVPSGTTQWQHPSYSTEDEPSVSNGLPANPLKSVGADGRCESRGRLTESPMHSLSDGASWQEEYFCANMDPDSKCFAVRSLGWVEIPEEELVPGKSSLAVNNCIQQLSHSKAEGRDAVGAWGEGQDMMMVLKKDTLSLLDPIDRSLIHCQPIVSIRVWGVGCNNGRDFAFVASDKDTCMLKCHVFRCNAPAKTIASALHEMCSKIMAEKAAMPPSVPRSLTMESISPEDLPHQVNFLDAVRQRVQRFEAEYVGNLPVSRAMGMEVLNRAIESIMHSRDRDEWEPIVIHVSDKVLSLWRGEDGKDPFWESQVRYLTFLGVGHDTHTFAVIVDAGTQRFECHVFWCEPDAGIVSEAVQAACMVQYQKCLVSQTPPLRSKMWRAGSKVKRANSMDGSSFPPCQHGYTQPKMASSSIKKGMLAFFETFRNKPPVVPAP, encoded by the exons ATGCTGGGAAAGGATTACATGCTCGCCATCATCATAGTCAATTACGAAG ATGATATCTGGAATGATCAGAACCTGACGCTGGATTCAGACCTCCCTCCAGGATGGCGTACTATACGGGACAGCACCGGTACCTACTACTGGCACGTCCCTTCAGGCACCACACAGTGGCAGCACCCTTCATACAGCACAGAGGACGAACCGAGCGTCAGTAACGGACTCCCAGCTAACCCGCTCAAG AGTGTGGGAGCAGATGGGAGGTGTGAGTCTAGAGGGAGGCTAACAGAAAGCCCCATGCATTCCCTCAGTGATGG AGCGTCCTGGCAGGAAGAATACTTCTGTGCAAACATGGACCCAGACTCTAAG TGTTTCGCGGTACGCTCGCTGGGATGGGTGGAGATCCCAGAAGAGGAACTGGTTCCAGGAAAGAGCAGCCTGGCAGTCAATAACTGCATCCAGCAGCTCTCTCATAGCAAAGCTGAGGGCCGTGACGCCGTCGGAGCTTGGGGAGAG ggTCAGGACATGATGATGGTGCTCAAAAAGGATACTCTAAGCCTCCTGGATCCCATAGACCGCAGTCTTATCCACTGCCAACCCATCGTCAGCATTCGAGTGTGGGGGGTAGGCTGCAACAACGGCAg GGACTTTGCCTTTGTGGCCAGTGATAAGGATACGTGCATGCTGAAGTGCCACGTGTTCCGCTGCAACGCACCAGCTAAGACTATAGCCTCTGCCCTGCATGAGATGTGCTCCAAG ATCATGGCAGAGAAGGCGGCAATGCCACCATCCGTGCCACGATCGCTTACAATGGAGAGCATTTCTCCTGAGGATCTGCCTCACCAAG tcAACTTTTTAGATGCAGTGAGGCAGAGGGTTCAGAGATTTGAGGCTGAGTACGTCGGAAACCTTCCCGTCTCCAGAGCGATGG GGATGGAAGTGCTGAACAGGGCTATAGAGAGCATCATGCACTCCAGAGACAGAGACGAATGGGAGCCGATTGTCATTCACGTGTCAGACAAGGTGCTGTCGCTATGGAGGGGAGAG GATGGCAAAGACCCTTTTTGGGAATCCCAGGTACGCTATCTGACCTTCCTCGGGGTCGGTCATGACACACATACCTTTGCAGTGATAGTAGATGCCGGCACTCAGCGCTTTGAGTGTCACGTGTTCTGGTGTGAACCTGACGCTGGGATCGTATCCGAGGCAGTCCAGGCAGCATGTATG GTCCAGTACCAGAAGTGCTTGGTTTCCCAGACACCACCTTTGAGGTCCAAAATGTGGCGAGCCGGCTCCAAAGTCAAACGCGCCAACTCCATGGATGGCTCCAGCTTCCCTCCATGCCAGCATGGATACACACAACCCAAAATGGCTTCGTCTAGCATAAAGAAAGGCATGCTGGCTTTTTTCGAGACATTCCGAAATAAACCTCCTGTGGTTCCTGCACCATAG
- the pomp gene encoding proteasome maturation protein, with protein MNTRGLRSQLKDSVPVAGLCPQAGSYGVPDTLRRGFSSVKNELLPSHPLEISEKNFHLNQEKMNFSTLRNIQGLHAPLKLQMEYRAAKQIQRLPFLPSSNLALDTLRGVDETVGFEDILNDPTQCELMGEPHIMTEYKLGLM; from the exons ATG AACACTCGAGGTCTTCGCTCTCAGCTCAAAGACAGCGTCCCTGTAGCAGGTCTTTGTCCACAGGCAGGATCTTATGGTGTACCTGATACCCTGAGGAGAGG TTTTTCCAGCGTCAAAAATGAGCTCCTTCCTTCTCATCCTTTAgagatttcagaaaaaaat TTTCACCTTAACCAGGAAAAGATGAACTTTTCAACGTTAAGAAACATCCAAGGACTTCACGCCCCATTGAAACTCCAGATGGAGTACAGAGCAGCCAAACAG ATTCAACGTTTGCCTTTTCTGCCGAGTTCCAATCTGGCCCTCGATACACTCAGGGGTGTCGATGAGACCGTTGGATTCGAGGACATCCTTAACG atcctACCCAGTGCGAGCTGATGGGCGAACCTCACATCATGACTGAGTACAAACTGGGTCTGATGTGA